One window of the Triticum dicoccoides isolate Atlit2015 ecotype Zavitan chromosome 3B, WEW_v2.0, whole genome shotgun sequence genome contains the following:
- the LOC119281352 gene encoding protein MIZU-KUSSEI 1-like, with amino-acid sequence MRNIMERSPHESSFSFSRRHFKWPVLGKSSSHGATSTAVAEEGFVKISSGKHAEDDEEASLAFSSACRSFHSEDFVSPPPKPLKQHRKNTKPGRTAVSRLRTALAAAISGRHRQVGLGSRLTGTLYGHRRGHVHLAFQVDPRACPALLLELTAPTASLVREMASGLVRIALECERSKGASAFPGTTGGAGVGAGRKLLEETVWRAYCNGKGCGYAVQRECGAADWRVLRALEPVSMGAGVIPASCGGGEGDVMYMRARFERVVGSRDSEAFYMINPDSSSNANSVGPELSVYLLRV; translated from the coding sequence ATGAGAAACATCATGGAGAGAAGCCCCCACgaatcctccttctccttctcccggaGGCACTTCAAGTGGCCGGTTCTCGGCAAGAGCAGCAGCCATGGCGCCACTAGCACCGCCGTCGCGGAGGAAGGTTTCGTCAAGATCAGCTCGGGTAAGCAtgccgaggacgacgaggaggcgtCCTTGGCTTtctcctccgcctgccggtcctTCCACTCGGAGGACTTCGTGTCTCCCCCGCCCAAGCCGCTCAAGCAGCACCGCAAGAATACTAAGCCGGGCCGCACGGCCGTGTCGCGCCTGCGCACGGCGCTGGCAGCGGCAATCTCCGGCCGGCACCGGCAGGTCGGCCTCGGCTCACGGCTCACCGGCACGCTGTACGGACACCGTCGCGGCCACGTCCACCTCGCGTTCCAGGTCGACCCGCGCGCGTGCCCGGCGCTGCTGCTGGAGCTGACCGCGCCCACGGCGTCGCTGGTTCGCGAGATGGCCTCGGGCCTCGTGCGCATCGCACTCGAGTGCGAGCGCTCCAAGGGCGCCTCCGCATTCCCCGGCACCACCGGCGGCGCGGGCGTCGGCGCGGGCCGGAAGCTGCTGGAGGAGACAGTGTGGCGAGCCTACTGCAACGGCAAGGGATGCGGGTACGCGGTGCAGCGCGAGTGCGGGGCCGCAGACTGGCGGGTGCTGCGCGCGCTGGAGCCCGTGTCCATGGGGGCCGGGGTCATACCGGCGTCCTGCGGTGGCGGCGAGGGCGACGTCATGTACATGCGCGCGCGGTTCGAGCGCGTGGTGGGCTCGCGCGACTCGGAGGCATTCTACATGATCAACCCGGACAGCAGCAGCAATGCCAACAGCGTCGGCCCCGAGCTTAGCGTCTACCTTCTTAGAGTTTGA